In Mastomys coucha isolate ucsf_1 unplaced genomic scaffold, UCSF_Mcou_1 pScaffold5, whole genome shotgun sequence, one genomic interval encodes:
- the Aldoc gene encoding fructose-bisphosphate aldolase C yields MPHSYPALSAEQKKELSDIALRIVAPGKGILAADESVGSMAKRLSQIGVENTEENRRLYRQVLFSADDRVKKCIGGVIFFHETLYQKDDNGVPFVRTIQDKGILVGIKVDKGVVPLAGTNGETTTQGLDGLLERCAQYKKDGADFAKWRCVLKISDRTPSALAILENANVLARYASICQQNGIVPIVEPEILPDGDHDLKRCQYVTEKVLAAVYKSLSDHHVYLEGTLLKPNMVTPGHACPIKYSPEEIAMATVTALRRTVPPAVPGVTFLSGGQSEEEASLNLNAINRCPLPRPWALTFSYGRALQASALNAWRGQRDNAGAATEEFIKRAEMNGLAAQGRYEGSGDGGAAAQSLYVANHAY; encoded by the exons ATGCCCCACTCATACCCAGCTCTTTCTGCTGAGCAGAAGAAGGAGTTGTCAGATATCGCTCTGCGGATCGTGGCCCCAGGCAAGGGCATTCTGGCTGCAGATGAGTCCGTAG GCAGCATGGCCAAAAGGCTGAGCCAAATTGGGGTGGAGAACACTGAGGAGAATCGCCGGCTGTACCGCCAGGTCCTGTTCAGTGCTGATGACCGTGTGAAAAAGTGCATCGGGGGGGTTATCTTCTTCCATGAGACACTCTACCAGAAAGATGACAATGGTGTCCCCTTCGTCCGCACCATCCAGGATAAGGGCATTCTCGTAGGCATCAAG GTTGACAAGGGTGTAGTGCCTCTAGCTGGGACTAATGGGGAAACCACCACTCAAG GACTGGATGGACTCTTGGAACGCTGTGCTCAGTATAAGAAGGATGGTGCTGATTTTGCCAAATGGCGCTGTGTACTGAAAATCAGTGATCGCACACCCTCAGCACTGGCCATACTGGAGAATGCCAATGTGCTGGCCCGCTATGCCAGCATCTGTCAGCAG AATGGGATCGTGCCTATTGTGGAGCCTGAGATCCTGCCTGATGGAGACCATGACCTCAAACGTTGCCAGTATGTTACAGAGAAG GTCCTGGCTGCTGTGTACAAGTCCCTGAGTGATCATCATGTATACCTGGAAGGGACTCTGCTCAAGCCCAACATGGTGACCCCTGGCCATGCCTGTCCCATCAAATATAGCCCAGAAGAGATTGCCATGGCAACTGTCACTGCCCTGCGTCGTACTGTGCCCCCAGCTGTCCCAG ggGTGACTTTCCTGTCTGGGGGTCAGAGTGAAGAGGAGGCATCACTCAACCTCAATGCCATCAATCGCTGCCCACTTCCCCGGCCCTGGGCCCTCACCTTCTCCTATGGGCGTGCCCTGCAGGCATCTGCACTCAATGCCTGGAGAGGACAAAGGGATAATGCTGGGGCTGCTACTGAGGAGTTTATCAAGCGGGCAGAG ATGAACGGGCTTGCAGCCCAGGGCAGATATGAAGGCAGTGGAGATGGTGGAGCAGCAGCTCAATCCCTCTACGTTGCCAACCATGCCTACTGA
- the Pigs gene encoding GPI transamidase component PIG-S has translation MEAAGAAATDLEVIRGKRAALFFAAVAILLGLPLWWKTTETYRAPLPYSEISGLNALLLRLMVPVTVVFTRDSVPLLDLEKLPFIVVHEREIPLKYKMKIKCRFQKAYRRALEHEEEALSMGSVHEAEAMLAEPEKQAEGSLTVYVISERSSLLPQDMMSYIGPERTAVVRGLIHREAFNIIGRRIIQVAQAMSLTEDALAAALADHLPEDKWSSEKRRPLKSSLGYEITFSLLNPDPKSHNVHWDIEGAVQRYVQPFLNRLSAVGNFSVDSQILYYAMLGVNPRFDPASSSYSLAMHSLPHVINPVESRLGSSAASLYPVLNFLLYVPELAHSPLYIQDKDGAPVATNAFHSPRWGGIMVYNVDPKIYNASELPVRVEVDMVRVMEVFLAQLRLLFGITQPQVPPKCLLSGPKSEGLMTWEVDRLLWARSVENLATATTTLTSLAQLLGKIGNIVIKDDVASEVYRAVAAVQKAAKSLALGHLSSAFTASQEAVTSSERAFFDPSLLHLLYFPDDQKFAIYIPLFLPMAVPILLSLVKIFLEIHKSWKKPEKID, from the exons ATGGAGGCCGCGGGAGCTGCGGCTACGGACCTAG AGGTGATCCGGGGCAAGCGTGCCGCGCTTTTCTTCGCCGCGGTGGCCATCCTTCTGGGACTGCCGCTCTGGTGGAAGACGACGGAGACCTACCGGGCCCCATTGCCTTACTCAGAGATCAGTGGGCTGAATGCTCTGCTG CTCCGGCTCATGGTACCAGTCACAGTTGTGTTTACTCGGGACTCTGTGCCCCTGCTCGACCTGGAGAAGCTACCGTTCATCGTTGTGCATGAAAGAGAGATCCCTCTGAAAT ACAAGATGAAAATCAAGTGCCGATTCCAGAAGGCCTACCGGAGAGCTTTGGAGCACGAGGAGGAGGCACTGTCAATGGGCAGTGTGCATG AGGCAGAAGCCATGTTAGCTGAGCCGGAGAAGCAAGCAGAGGGCTCCTTGACTGTGTACGTGATCTCGGAAcgctcctcccttcttccccag GACATGATGAGCTACATTGGACCTGAGAGAACGGCAGTTGTTCGTGGGTTGATCCACCGGGAAGCCTTCAACATCATTGGCCGTCGCATAATCCAAGTGGCCCAGGCCATGTCTTTGACGGAGGATGCGCTTGCTGCCGCTCTGGCTGACCATCTCCCCGAGGACAAGTGGAGCTCTGAGAAGAGGCGGCCACTCAAGTCCAGCCTAG GCTATGAAATCACTTTCAGTTTACTCAACCCAGACCCCAAGTCCCATAATGTCCACTGGGACATTGAGGGGGCTGTCCAGCGCTATGTGCAGCCTTTCCTGAATCGCCTCAGTGCTGTGGGCAATTTCTCTGTGGACTCTCAG ATCCTTTACTATGCCATGCTGGGCGTGAACCCCCGCTTTGACCCAGCCTCATCCAGCTACTCCTTGGCTATGCACAGCCTCCCCCATGTCATCAACCCAGTGGAGTCCCGGCTCG GGTCCAGTGCTGCCTCCCTCTACCCTGTGCTCAACTTTCTGCTCTATGTGCCTGAGCTTGCTCACTCCCCCCTGTATATTCAGGACAAGGATGGAGCTCCAGTGGCCACCAATGCCTTCCACAGTCCCCGCTGGGGTGGCATTATG GTATACAATGTTGATCCGAAAATCTATAATGCTTCAGAGCTGCCGGTGAGAGTTGAGGTGGACATGGTACGGGTGATGGAGGTGTTCCTGGCTCAGTTGAG GCTGCTCTTTGGGATTACTCAGCCCCAGGTGCCTCCAAAATGCCTGCTCTCAGGACCCAAGAGTGAAGGACTCATGACCTGGGAGGTGGACCGACTGCTCTGGGCCCGCTCGGTGGAGAACCTGGccacagccaccaccaccctcacCTCCCTGGCCCAGCTTCTAGGCAAGATTGGCAACATTGTCATCAAGGATGATGTGGCTTCTGAG GTATATAGGGCAGTGGCTGCAGTCCAGAAGGCGGCAAAGTCATTAGCCCTTGGGCACCTGTCATCCGCCTTTACTGCCAGCCAGGAAGCTGTGACCTCCTCCGAGCGCGCCTTTTTTGATCCCTCACTCCTCCACCTCTTGTATTTTCCTGACGACCAGAAGTTTGCTATCTacatccctctcttcctgcctatGGCTGTACCCATCCTCCTGTCCCTGGTCAAAATCTTTCTGGAAATTCACAAGTCCTGGAAAAAGCCTGAGAAGATAGACTGA
- the Unc119 gene encoding protein unc-119 homolog A, translated as MKVKKGGGGTGSGAEPVPGASNRSLEPTREPGAETESGSESEPEPGPGPRLGPLQGKQPIGPEDVLGLQRITGDYLCSPEENIYKIDFVRFKIRDMDSGTVLFEIKKPPVSERLPINRRDLDPNAGRFVRYQFTPAFLRLRQVGATVEFTVGDKPVNNFRMIERHYFRNQLLKSFDFHFGFCIPSSKNTCEHIYDFPPLSEELISEMIRHPYETQSDSFYFVDDRLVMHNKADYSYSGTP; from the exons ATGAAGGTGAAGAAGGGCGGCGGCGGGACCGGGTCGGGGGCGGAGCCCGTTCCAGGGGCCTCGAACCGGAGCTTGGAGCCCACGCGGGAGCCTGGGGCGGAAACCGAGTCCGGGTCCGAGTCGGAGCCAGAGCCAGGCCCGGGGCCCAGGCTGGGGCCGCTGCAGGGCAAGCAGCCCATCGGGCCGGAGGATGTGCTGGGGCTGCAGCGGATCACGGGCG ACTACCTGTGCTCCCCTGAGGAAAATATCTACAAGATTGACTTCGTCAGGTTCAAGATCCGAGACATGGACTCAGGGACCGTCCTTTTTGAAATCAAGAAGCCCCCTGTTTCCG AACGGTTGCCCATCAACCGGCGGGACCTGGACCCCAATGCAGGGCGCTTTGTTCGCTACCAGTTCACACCTGCCTTCCTCCGCCTAAGGCAGGTGGGAGCCAC GGTGGAGTTCACAGTGGGAGACAAACCGGTCAACAACTTCCGCATGATCGAGAGGCACTACTTTCGAAACCAGCTCCTCAAAAGCTTCGACTTCCACTTTGGCTTCTGTATCCCCAGCAGCAAGAACACCTGTGAGCACATCTATGacttcccacctctctctgagGAGCTAA TCAGTGAGATGATTCGTCACCCCTATGAGACACAGTCTGACAGCTTCTACTTCGTTGATGATCGGCTGGTGATGCACAACAAAGCAGATTACTCCTACAGTGGGACACCCTGA